The genomic DNA TGCTCATGTTGATCAGTCGAACGAAACCGACATGAGCTTCATCACGCGACTGGCGCTCAAGTACGACGCGGTGGCCAAACCGTTCAACGACCTCTACGTATTGGCGAAACCGGCGCAGCTGAAAAACCTGTCGGGCCAGGTGATACCGGACGTCAGGCTGTCGGTGACCAGCAACAATCGACCGGGTGATCACGCCTTCATCAGCGCCACACTGGAAGAGACCGCTCGTACCCAGAACCAGGGTTGCAAGACCTGCTTCTGGGACATCGCCGCCGGCAAACTGCGCGAGGTGATAACCGGTTCCGAGCCCTACAAGGTCATTCGCCAGAAACAGGCCAGTGAAGAAGAAGCCAAAGCCATCGGCGAAGCCGAAGTGCGCAAGATGCTGCGCCAGAAATACAAGCTGAAGGTCACCTGCCCGGGCGATCCGCTTTTGGCTGCCGAAGGCCTGCTGGTGCTCGATGACACCTGGCCAGACTTCATGCGCGGTCGCTGGTCGATCGAAAAAGTCACCGCCAGCGGCAAGCGCGAGGAAAGCTATCGCTGCCTGATCGAGGCAACGGGCCTCGACCCCAAGGCCTGATCCCTGCACAACATCCCGTGGGAGATTCTATGGTTGAGGGGAAGCCCTCAACTGACTTTTGTCTGATATTCGCTTTGCCCTTTCAGCAAGGCGAATACCACCCGAGCAAGTTTGCGAGCCAGCATCACCAACGCCTGCGTGGTGCTGAAACCCCGTGCTCTCTGGGCTTCGTAAAACCCTTTCCAGGCTATCGTACGGCTAGCCGACATCGCTGCGTTGTGCAAAAGTCGGCGGGCCTCGGGGTCTCCGCGCTTGGTCAAGCTGCGGCGACCGTCCTTTTGCCCTGATTTCGATACCCGTAAATCCATGCCCAGGAAGGCGATAAACGCATCCGCGTTGCTAAATTCTCCCCGCTGAAACGCCGTGAGCAGGCGCGCTCCGGTCAGAAATCCAATGCCCTCAACTTTCAGGCAACGCTTCAATTGGCCGAGCAAACCGGCTTGTTTGAGCTGATCGTTGATCGTCTTTTCGATCATCGTTTCAAGCCGCTGCATGGATTTTATTTGTTCAGCAAAAGCTGCCTTCAACAGCGGCTCATTCGACCAGCTCTGCACCAGGCCGACCCTTGCCTGGACCAAAGCCGCGCGGCGGCGGAAAAGGCTCAGGAGCTGGCGGTACAGCGGTGATGGCGGGGTCCAGGGGTGCAACTCCTCGGCTTCGTTCTTCAGGTAACGGGCCAGCAGCTTGGCGTCCAAGGCGTCGGTTTTGGCGCGGATCTTCACGCCTTCGCGGTAGTGTTTGAGTTCATAGCCGCCCACCATGTAAATCGTGCAACCGGCCGCATAGGCCAAATCAGCGAATTCCAGGTGGTAGATGTTGGTTGCCTCAATGGCAATAGACACGGGGACGAGCAAGGCCTTCAGCCACTGCTTGATGGATGTTTTGGTATTGGGAATCGCTTCAAGCAGATCGCTATCGGCCTGATAAATCACCAGTTCATTTTTGGCGACATCCACGCCAACGATCGGATTTGATAGAGCGACTGGCATTGCCACAGGATTTCCTCCGGGATAAGGTTTGAGCACTTGAAGGGTTCACCCAGAGGCGCAGGCTTGTTCCTATCGTCGGTCTAGCCAGATGCATTCTTTATCGGCGCTTGGGTGAAAGGAGGAGGGGCGAAGTCTCCCACGGTCTGTGCTGCGTCAACAGTCAGAATCGAGCCTTGTCCCTCCTCCTCCCTTCAAGTCCTACCATACAAGCGAGCCTGCTCGCGAAGAGGCCGGCATATCTAACATTGATGGCGACTGACCCAGCGCTTTCGCGAGCAGGCTCGCTCCCACATTGGGCTCTGCGTTAACTCCCCCTAATTCTGGAACATCCCCATGAAGATCACCCCGATCCTCACGCAGTTGCGTGCGCAATGCCCAAGCCTGGCCAATCACATTGCGGAGGGTATCGATCTGGCGTTGCTGCAAGGCAACCCTGATCTGCCGACACCTTCGGCCTACGTCACACCCCTGGCCGATGTGGCCAGCAACAGCAGCGCACAAAACCTCACCGCCCAAGCGATCCGCGACCGCTTCGAAATCGTCCTGGTGCTTGACGCCAGCGACGCTACAAAAGCGCTGGATCGGTTGCACGACCTGCGCGCCGAACTGTGGCGCGCGCTGGTGGGTTTCAAAGTCGATATCGACTACAGCGCCATCGCCTACGACGGCGGTGAACTGGTCTCAATCAACAGCAGCCGCGCCTATTACCGGCTGCGCTTTTTTGCCGAGTTCCAGCTCGGTCGCAATCTGCCGAGTCAGCCTGCGGAGAGTTGGCACGAACGTGAACTGGACGGTTTGTCGTCCTTTACCGGGGTCACCGTGCGGGTCGATGCGATCGACCCGGCCGACCCCAACCTGAAACACCCGGGCCCCGATGGGCGCGTGGAACTGACTTTCTCTGGAGACGTAACCCCATGAGCAATCGCATCACCGTAGTGCCGGCCGCTGGCCGTGCCGTGCCAGACCCGGAGGCGGGCGATCTGCTGCCTCTTGAAGGCCGTGAAGTGCTGGACAGCGCCTGGTGGCGCCGACGTCTGGCCGACGGCGATATCACACTCAAAACCGCAAAAGCGGCTAAACCACAGGGAGCCAAATAATGGCGATCGGATTCAGCAACATCCCCGCGGACATTCGTGTACCGCTGTTCTATGCCGAAATGGACAACTCGGCCGCCAATAGCGCGAGCTCGACCCTGCGTCGTCTGATCGTGGCTCAGGTCAACGACAACATCGCCCCGACTGAAGTCGGCAAACTGATTTTGGTCTCCAGCGTCGCGCTGGCCAAGAGCATCGGTGGCCAAGGCTCGATGCTCGCCTCGATGTACGAGACCTTCCGCAAGGCCGACCCGATCGGCGAGATCTGGTGCCTGCCGCTGCACAACACTGAAGGTGCCATCGCCAAAGGCGTACTGACCCTGACCGGCACCGCCACTCAGGCTGGCGTACTCAACCTGTATGTCGGCGGCGTGCGTGTGCAAGCCACCGTGGTCAACGGTGCCACCGCCGCTCAGGCAGCCACTGCGCTGGCGCAGAAAATCAACGCCAGTGCCGATCTCCCGGTGAGTGCTGCAGCGGCCGAAGGTGTGGTCACCTTGTCTGCCAAATGGACTGGCGACAGCGGCAATGACATCAGCCTGCAATTCAATCGCCTGGGCAAGAGCAACGGCGAAGAAACTCCGGCCGGCCTGACCACCGCCATCACCGCCATGACCGGCGGCGCTGGCGTCCCGGATCAGATCGCTGCCGTGGCGGCACTGGGTGACGAGCCATTCGAGTTCATCGCACTGCCATGGTCGGACCTGTCGACCCTCAACACCTGGCAAGCGGTCATGGATGACAGCACCGGTCGCTGGTCGTGGGCCAAGCAACTGTTCGGTCACGTCTACAGCGCCAAGCGCGGTACCGTCGGCACTCTGGTGGCGGCCGGTCAGGCGCGTAATGACCAGCACATGACCATTCAGGCGCTGGAGCCGGGTGTTCCGCAACCGTTCTGGGTACAAGCGGCTGCACTGGCTGCGCGCACCGCGGTGTTTATCTCGGCCGACGCCAGCCGTCCGACCCAGAGCGGCAGCTTGCCGGGTGTCGACCCAGCGCCGGCGAGCGAGCGTTTCACCCTGACCGAGCGTCAGTCGCTGCTCAACTACGGCATCGCCACGGCTTACTACGAAGGCGGTTACGTGCGCATCCAGCGTTCGATCACCACCTACCAGAAAAACGCTTACGGCCAGGCCGACAACTCCTACCTGGACAGCGAAACCATGCACCAGTCGGCGTTCATCGTGCGTCGTCTGCAAAGCGTGATCACCAGCAAATACGGCCGGCACAAACTGGCCTCCGACGGCACCCGTTTCGGCGCCGGCCAGCCGATCGTGACGCCTGCGACCATTCGCGGTGAGCTGATCGCCCAGTACGCCAAGCTCGAACTGGAAGGCCACGTGGAGAACGCCGAGCTGTTCGCCGAGCACCTGATCGTCGAGCGCGACGTGCAGGACCCGAGCCGCGTGAACGTGCTGTTCCCGCCGGATTACATCAACGGTCTGCGCGTGTTCGCATTGCTCAACCAATTCCGTCTGCAGTACGACGACGCGGCTTGATAACCGCGTTTAGCGTCAAGCCTTCAGCCCACCTCGCGTGGGCTTTTTTATTCAAGGGAGTAACACCATGGGTCAACTGATTGCAGGCACCTGCTACGTCAAGGTCGACGGCGCGCAACTGACTATCAATGGCGGCTGCGAAGCCCCGCTGATGGCCGTCAAACGCGAAACCGTCGTACCCGGCTTCTACAAGGAAACCGACATCGCACCGTCGTTCAAAGTGACCGCGCTGCACACCGCCGACTTCCCGCTGAAGAAGCTGATCGAAGGCACCGACATCACCGTCACCTGCGAATTCAGCAACGGCAAAGTCTACGTACTGGCCGGCGCGTATCTGGTCGAAGAGCCAGTCTCCAAAGGCGATGACGCCACCATCGAACTGAAATTCGAAGGCATCAAGGGGACCTGGCAATGAGCGGCGCCGTGAAGCTTCAAGTTGCGATCGAAGCTCACGGCGAGCCCCTGACCGAACTCGTCCTGCGCCGTCCGACGGTGCAGGAAGTGCGAGCGATCAAGGCGCTGCCGTACAAGATCGACAAGAGCGAAGAGGTCAGCCTCGACATGGACGTCGCGGCCAAATACATCGCCGTGTGCGCCGGCATTCCGCCGTCGTCGGTCAACCAGCTCGATCTGGCTGACCTCAACGCGCTGAGCTGGGCCGTTGCGAGTTTTTTCATGAGTGCGGCGTCGGCGCCATCACCGACCTGATCGCTGTCGCCTATGACCTGGCCTGGTTCTGGAAGGTTGACCCCGAACAGATGATGGCCAGGCCACTGGATGTGCTCCGCGAATCGCTGGAGCACGCGCAACGGATCAATGCGATGCAGCAGGTGCAGTGATGGCAGACACAGATAGCAAACCGAAAACATCGGTGCTGATTACCGGCATCGATGAGCTGTCGCCCAAGCTCGGTGCCCTCCGGGCCAAGGTCGAGA from Pseudomonas baetica includes the following:
- a CDS encoding phage tail sheath subtilisin-like domain-containing protein, which codes for MAIGFSNIPADIRVPLFYAEMDNSAANSASSTLRRLIVAQVNDNIAPTEVGKLILVSSVALAKSIGGQGSMLASMYETFRKADPIGEIWCLPLHNTEGAIAKGVLTLTGTATQAGVLNLYVGGVRVQATVVNGATAAQAATALAQKINASADLPVSAAAAEGVVTLSAKWTGDSGNDISLQFNRLGKSNGEETPAGLTTAITAMTGGAGVPDQIAAVAALGDEPFEFIALPWSDLSTLNTWQAVMDDSTGRWSWAKQLFGHVYSAKRGTVGTLVAAGQARNDQHMTIQALEPGVPQPFWVQAAALAARTAVFISADASRPTQSGSLPGVDPAPASERFTLTERQSLLNYGIATAYYEGGYVRIQRSITTYQKNAYGQADNSYLDSETMHQSAFIVRRLQSVITSKYGRHKLASDGTRFGAGQPIVTPATIRGELIAQYAKLELEGHVENAELFAEHLIVERDVQDPSRVNVLFPPDYINGLRVFALLNQFRLQYDDAA
- a CDS encoding phage tail tube protein; the protein is MGQLIAGTCYVKVDGAQLTINGGCEAPLMAVKRETVVPGFYKETDIAPSFKVTALHTADFPLKKLIEGTDITVTCEFSNGKVYVLAGAYLVEEPVSKGDDATIELKFEGIKGTWQ
- a CDS encoding phage tail protein yields the protein MAQGFTPAIEIYGANQALLNQRLISWEHIDAAGMESDQLTLVIDLEGLEGLPTLGGTIGLRVGYRESGLVEKGQFKVTRLTPTLFPLRLTLVATAAPFSGKDETRFKERRTASHGPTTLGALFRQLVSPHGFSPRVDPELALIRIAHVDQSNETDMSFITRLALKYDAVAKPFNDLYVLAKPAQLKNLSGQVIPDVRLSVTSNNRPGDHAFISATLEETARTQNQGCKTCFWDIAAGKLREVITGSEPYKVIRQKQASEEEAKAIGEAEVRKMLRQKYKLKVTCPGDPLLAAEGLLVLDDTWPDFMRGRWSIEKVTASGKREESYRCLIEATGLDPKA
- a CDS encoding IS110 family transposase, with protein sequence MPVALSNPIVGVDVAKNELVIYQADSDLLEAIPNTKTSIKQWLKALLVPVSIAIEATNIYHLEFADLAYAAGCTIYMVGGYELKHYREGVKIRAKTDALDAKLLARYLKNEAEELHPWTPPSPLYRQLLSLFRRRAALVQARVGLVQSWSNEPLLKAAFAEQIKSMQRLETMIEKTINDQLKQAGLLGQLKRCLKVEGIGFLTGARLLTAFQRGEFSNADAFIAFLGMDLRVSKSGQKDGRRSLTKRGDPEARRLLHNAAMSASRTIAWKGFYEAQRARGFSTTQALVMLARKLARVVFALLKGQSEYQTKVS
- a CDS encoding DUF2635 domain-containing protein; the encoded protein is MSNRITVVPAAGRAVPDPEAGDLLPLEGREVLDSAWWRRRLADGDITLKTAKAAKPQGAK
- a CDS encoding phage tail assembly protein, with the translated sequence MSGAVKLQVAIEAHGEPLTELVLRRPTVQEVRAIKALPYKIDKSEEVSLDMDVAAKYIAVCAGIPPSSVNQLDLADLNALSWAVASFFMSAASAPSPT
- a CDS encoding phage tail terminator protein, encoding MKITPILTQLRAQCPSLANHIAEGIDLALLQGNPDLPTPSAYVTPLADVASNSSAQNLTAQAIRDRFEIVLVLDASDATKALDRLHDLRAELWRALVGFKVDIDYSAIAYDGGELVSINSSRAYYRLRFFAEFQLGRNLPSQPAESWHERELDGLSSFTGVTVRVDAIDPADPNLKHPGPDGRVELTFSGDVTP